A stretch of Aerococcaceae bacterium zg-252 DNA encodes these proteins:
- the guaB gene encoding IMP dehydrogenase: protein MNKWESKFQREGYTFDDVLLVPARSEVLPNDVDLTVQLAPNLKLNIPIISASMDTVTDANMAIAMARQGGLGVIHKNMSIDEQAHEVQKVKRSENGVILDPFYLTPEHLVQDAENLMSHYRISGVPIVKSEQDLTLVGIITNRDMRFISDYQQKIANFMTAENLVTAEVGTSLQEAEKILYQHRIEKLPIVDKEGKLSGLITIKDIEKVIEFPNAAKDKHGRLLVAAAVGVTSDTFERAQALINEQVDALVIDTAHGHSAGVIRKIKEIRDAFPNVTIIAGNVATAEATRDLFEVGVDIVKVGIGPGSICTTRVVAGVGVPQLTAIYECASVAREYDKAIIADGGIKYSGDIVKAIAAGGHAVMLGSMLAGTDESPGEFEIYQGRRFKSYRGMGSLAAMEKGSSDRYFQSKNEANKLVPEGIEGRVAYKGSVADIVFQLLGGLRSGMGYTGSKNLKALREEAQFIRMSGAGLIESHPHDVHITKEAPNYSR from the coding sequence ATGAATAAATGGGAATCTAAATTTCAACGTGAAGGATATACATTTGATGATGTTTTATTAGTGCCGGCACGCAGTGAAGTTTTGCCGAATGATGTTGATTTAACTGTGCAATTAGCACCGAATTTAAAATTGAATATTCCAATTATTAGTGCGAGTATGGATACCGTCACCGATGCGAATATGGCGATTGCAATGGCACGACAAGGTGGATTGGGTGTCATTCATAAAAATATGAGTATTGACGAACAAGCACATGAAGTACAGAAAGTGAAACGTTCGGAAAATGGAGTGATTTTAGACCCTTTTTATTTAACTCCTGAACACCTAGTTCAAGATGCTGAAAATTTGATGTCGCATTATCGTATTAGTGGTGTGCCAATTGTAAAAAGTGAACAAGATTTGACATTGGTTGGTATTATTACCAATCGAGATATGCGTTTTATTAGTGATTATCAGCAAAAGATTGCTAATTTTATGACCGCTGAAAATTTGGTAACAGCTGAAGTTGGTACTTCATTACAAGAAGCAGAAAAGATTTTATATCAACATCGAATTGAAAAATTGCCGATTGTGGATAAGGAAGGGAAATTATCCGGACTGATTACCATTAAAGATATTGAAAAAGTCATTGAGTTTCCTAATGCTGCAAAAGATAAACATGGTCGTTTGCTTGTAGCAGCTGCAGTTGGCGTAACGAGCGATACATTTGAACGTGCACAAGCATTAATTAACGAACAAGTTGATGCATTGGTAATTGATACAGCCCATGGGCATAGTGCAGGTGTTATTCGTAAAATCAAGGAAATTCGTGATGCGTTTCCAAATGTGACGATTATTGCGGGAAATGTGGCGACAGCAGAAGCAACACGTGATTTATTTGAAGTGGGTGTCGATATTGTTAAAGTTGGGATTGGCCCAGGTTCAATTTGTACGACACGTGTAGTGGCTGGTGTTGGAGTACCACAATTAACAGCAATCTATGAATGTGCGTCAGTTGCACGTGAGTATGATAAAGCAATTATCGCAGACGGTGGTATTAAGTATTCTGGTGATATTGTGAAAGCAATTGCTGCTGGAGGACATGCTGTAATGTTAGGAAGTATGTTAGCAGGAACTGATGAATCACCGGGTGAATTTGAAATTTATCAAGGTCGTCGCTTTAAATCATATCGTGGTATGGGAAGTTTGGCTGCAATGGAAAAAGGCTCAAGTGACCGTTATTTCCAATCTAAAAATGAAGCTAATAAATTAGTGCCAGAAGGTATTGAAGGACGAGTAGCCTATAAGGGTAGTGTAGCTGATATTGTCTTTCAATTATTAGGGGGCTTACGTTCAGGAATGGGCTATACAGGCTCTAAAAATTTAAAGGCTTTGCGTGAAGAAGCACAATTTATTCGTATGAGTGGTGCT
- a CDS encoding DUF1129 family protein, whose protein sequence is MTDKSKETVEAVEVDVEVLEDLATSDATEKVVETAESDSHDAKEADVYVVPSQTESVLKAVTTDVFNRLTKKNQQYLMAVDKHLESEKLAQSAYQAVFAEIADTLIQGQKTGQTAKQLYGTPTECAAIIKEQHFPTEPKEDLEPSEPWKIALDGALLLGSIYTIMTGFSLLNASNKVQNTIGLITLIVNYIVAGFAMLMIARNLPKPDAPKGQRGYLRYFGMSSLAMIAWVAAVSLVTAFVPKVINPVLPPMVLLVIGLVTIVARFYLKRRLNIRGGVF, encoded by the coding sequence ATGACAGATAAATCAAAAGAAACCGTTGAAGCAGTTGAAGTTGATGTTGAGGTATTGGAAGACCTTGCTACTTCTGATGCGACAGAGAAAGTTGTCGAAACAGCAGAAAGCGATAGTCATGATGCGAAAGAAGCAGATGTCTATGTAGTGCCAAGTCAAACTGAGTCTGTATTGAAAGCTGTGACAACTGATGTATTTAATCGTTTAACGAAAAAAAATCAACAATATTTAATGGCAGTGGATAAGCATTTAGAAAGTGAAAAATTGGCACAATCAGCCTATCAAGCTGTATTTGCAGAAATTGCTGATACCTTAATTCAAGGGCAAAAGACAGGTCAAACAGCTAAACAATTATATGGTACTCCAACAGAATGTGCAGCCATTATTAAGGAACAGCATTTTCCAACAGAGCCTAAAGAAGATTTAGAACCGTCTGAACCATGGAAAATTGCTCTAGACGGAGCTTTATTATTAGGTTCAATCTATACGATTATGACAGGATTTTCTTTATTAAATGCGTCTAATAAAGTTCAAAATACAATTGGCTTGATTACATTGATTGTCAACTATATTGTGGCTGGATTTGCGATGTTAATGATTGCTCGGAATTTGCCGAAACCAGATGCTCCCAAAGGGCAAAGAGGTTATTTACGTTATTTTGGAATGTCATCATTAGCGATGATTGCTTGGGTTGCAGCCGTTAGTTTAGTAACAGCGTTTGTACCGAAAGTCATTAATCCAGTCTTGCCACCAATGGTATTATTAGTCATTGGTTTAGTAACGATTGTGGCACGTTTCTATTTGAAACGTCGCTTAAATATTCGTGGTGGCGTCTTTTAA
- the ychF gene encoding redox-regulated ATPase YchF — MALTAGIVGLPNVGKSTLFNAITKAGVEAANYPFATIEPNVGIVEVPDHRLFDITQLIKPKKTVPTTFEFTDIAGIVKGASRGEGLGNKFLSHIRQVDAICHVVRCFDDGNITHVSGTVDPISDIETINLELIFADLETVDKRIARVAKLAKSKDKDAMIEMEVLEKLKEALENNQLANSVEFYDEQLPFVRNLFLLTRKKMLYVANIGEDEVSDPTGNPYLAQVEALAKEQGAEVVPVCARLEEEIAELDDEEKAVFLEDYGLTESGLDRLIQKAYSLLGLATYFTAGEQEVRAWTFRLGMKAPQAAGVIHSDFERGFIRAETVSYDDLMTYQSMTKAKEAGRYRSEGKEYEVQDGDIMLFRFNV; from the coding sequence ATGGCATTAACAGCAGGGATTGTAGGATTACCAAACGTAGGTAAATCGACATTATTTAATGCAATAACGAAAGCAGGGGTGGAGGCAGCTAATTATCCATTTGCGACTATTGAACCAAATGTAGGAATTGTGGAGGTGCCAGACCACCGATTATTTGATATTACTCAATTAATTAAACCGAAAAAAACAGTACCGACAACCTTTGAATTTACGGATATTGCTGGTATTGTAAAAGGTGCTAGTCGTGGAGAAGGATTAGGGAATAAGTTTTTAAGTCATATTCGACAAGTGGATGCTATTTGTCATGTAGTGCGTTGTTTTGATGACGGGAATATTACCCATGTGTCTGGAACGGTTGACCCGATTTCAGATATTGAAACGATTAATTTAGAATTAATTTTTGCTGACTTAGAAACAGTTGATAAACGTATTGCACGTGTAGCGAAATTAGCTAAGTCAAAAGATAAAGATGCAATGATTGAAATGGAAGTGCTTGAAAAACTGAAAGAGGCATTAGAAAATAATCAATTAGCCAATTCGGTTGAATTTTATGATGAACAATTACCGTTCGTCCGTAACTTATTTTTACTAACACGTAAAAAAATGCTTTATGTTGCGAATATTGGCGAAGATGAAGTATCTGATCCAACAGGGAATCCTTATTTAGCACAAGTTGAAGCGTTGGCTAAAGAGCAAGGGGCAGAAGTTGTACCAGTTTGTGCACGTTTGGAAGAAGAAATTGCTGAATTGGATGACGAAGAAAAAGCTGTCTTTTTAGAAGATTATGGTTTAACAGAATCTGGTTTAGATCGTTTAATTCAAAAGGCATATTCATTATTAGGATTAGCCACTTACTTTACGGCTGGAGAGCAAGAAGTACGTGCGTGGACGTTCCGATTAGGAATGAAAGCACCACAAGCGGCTGGAGTGATTCACTCTGATTTTGAACGTGGATTTATTCGTGCAGAAACGGTGTCGTATGATGATTTAATGACTTATCAAAGTATGACAAAAGCAAAAGAAGCAGGACGCTATCGTTCTGAAGGGAAAGAATACGAAGTACAAGACGGCGACATTATGTTATTCAGATTTAATGTCTAG
- a CDS encoding DUF951 domain-containing protein, with amino-acid sequence MRGEVIMERKPYDKLDIVEMRKPHACQTNRWQVIRMGMDIKIKCEYCGHIVTMTRRDFDKKIKKILKKYEENNAE; translated from the coding sequence ATGAGAGGTGAGGTAATAATGGAACGCAAACCCTATGATAAATTAGATATAGTTGAAATGCGTAAACCACATGCGTGCCAAACAAATCGTTGGCAAGTGATTCGAATGGGAATGGACATCAAAATTAAATGCGAATATTGTGGACATATTGTTACCATGACGCGTCGAGATTTTGATAAGAAAATCAAGAAAATTTTAAAGAAATATGAAGAAAATAATGCGGAATAA
- a CDS encoding ParB/RepB/Spo0J family partition protein: MANKNKKGGLGRGMDALFSNYDDQLNDNEIVEELALSEIRSNPYQPRKKFEEAALQELANSIKQSGVFQPIIVRQSSVKGYELIAGERRVRASRLAGKETIPAIVRQIDEEQMIEIAVLENLQREDLSPMEEAEAYNVLMVKLNLTQNEVAERMGKSRPYIANYLRLLSLPEQIKQWVNNGDLSMGLARTLLSIKNKDKQIEIAKKVIEEQLTVRQLEELVQSLSETPEIQKPTSEKDKTIEKPAYLKAIENRMQEYFGTHAVVQQKGEKGKIEIEFLSQSDLIRILDLLNIHL, translated from the coding sequence ATGGCGAATAAAAATAAAAAAGGTGGATTAGGTCGAGGCATGGATGCCTTGTTTTCTAATTATGATGACCAGCTCAATGATAATGAAATCGTCGAAGAATTAGCATTATCTGAGATTCGCAGCAATCCCTATCAACCTCGTAAAAAATTTGAAGAAGCAGCTTTACAAGAACTAGCTAACTCGATTAAACAATCCGGTGTCTTTCAACCGATTATTGTTAGACAATCGTCTGTTAAAGGGTATGAATTAATTGCAGGCGAACGTCGAGTTCGTGCGAGTCGATTAGCAGGGAAAGAAACAATCCCAGCCATTGTTCGTCAAATTGATGAAGAGCAAATGATTGAAATTGCTGTTTTAGAAAATTTACAACGTGAAGATTTAAGCCCTATGGAAGAGGCTGAAGCCTACAATGTTTTAATGGTTAAATTAAATTTAACTCAAAATGAAGTGGCTGAACGCATGGGAAAAAGTCGTCCGTATATTGCGAACTATTTACGATTATTGAGTTTGCCTGAACAAATTAAGCAGTGGGTAAATAATGGTGACTTATCAATGGGGTTAGCTCGTACATTGTTGTCGATTAAAAATAAAGATAAACAAATCGAAATTGCGAAAAAAGTGATTGAAGAGCAATTAACTGTTCGTCAGTTAGAAGAATTGGTACAATCTTTAAGCGAAACACCGGAAATACAAAAGCCGACTAGCGAAAAAGATAAAACAATTGAAAAGCCAGCGTATTTAAAAGCGATTGAAAATCGCATGCAAGAATATTTTGGCACACATGCTGTTGTTCAGCAAAAAGGTGAAAAAGGTAAAATTGAAATTGAATTTTTATCGCAATCCGATTTAATTCGTATTTTAGATTTATTAAATATCCATTTATAA
- a CDS encoding ParA family protein — protein sequence MGKMIAVGNQKGGVGKTTTTVNLGAALAALGKKVLIIDSDSQGNATSGLGIERVNVINSLYEILVDEIPMAPCILPTSREGLYIVPATIQLAAAEVELANIENRELRLKNAVAPIRDDFDYILVDCPPSLGQLSINAFTASDTILIPVQAEYYALEGLSQLLNTIRLIQRRYNRTFRIEGVLLTMLTRTNLGREVVEEVRKYFQEKVYRTVISRTVSLSVAPSYGQSIIDYDPKSRGAEMYMDLAREVLANGE from the coding sequence ATGGGAAAAATGATTGCGGTAGGTAACCAAAAAGGTGGCGTAGGTAAAACAACGACAACCGTCAATTTAGGAGCTGCCTTAGCAGCTCTAGGTAAAAAAGTTTTGATTATTGATTCGGATTCTCAAGGTAATGCAACCAGTGGTTTGGGTATTGAGCGTGTCAATGTTATCAATAGTTTATATGAAATATTAGTAGATGAGATTCCAATGGCACCCTGTATATTACCGACATCAAGAGAAGGACTTTATATTGTTCCAGCAACGATTCAATTAGCAGCAGCTGAAGTAGAGTTAGCGAATATTGAAAATCGTGAGCTGCGTTTAAAAAATGCCGTTGCTCCTATTCGTGATGATTTTGATTATATTTTAGTAGATTGTCCACCGTCTTTAGGGCAATTATCAATAAATGCCTTTACGGCAAGTGATACGATATTGATTCCGGTACAAGCTGAATATTATGCTTTAGAGGGATTAAGTCAATTATTGAATACAATTCGTTTGATTCAACGCCGTTATAATCGGACATTCCGTATTGAAGGTGTGTTGTTAACGATGTTGACACGTACGAATCTTGGACGTGAAGTGGTGGAAGAAGTACGCAAATATTTCCAAGAAAAAGTGTATCGTACAGTTATTTCAAGAACTGTCAGCTTATCTGTTGCACCGTCATACGGGCAGTCCATTATTGATTATGATCCAAAATCTCGTGGAGCTGAAATGTATATGGATTTAGCTAGGGAGGTGCTAGCAAATGGCGAATAA
- the rsmG gene encoding 16S rRNA (guanine(527)-N(7))-methyltransferase RsmG — MNIEQFIIELRKHGIELSNYQIQQFERYYELLIEWNEKINLTAITEKDEVYLKHFFDSIMLLWELPLEHYQQRLVDVGAGAGFPSIPLKIVKPELEITIIDSLNKRINFLNIVSEELQLDNVQAIHARAEDAGQNPVYREQFDIATARAVASLNVLSEFCLPLVRKGGYFLALKAAKGQEELDDAQKAIHVLGAKLEEVKVALLPVEDSERTFIKIRKTLETQKKYPRKAGKPIKQPIK; from the coding sequence ATGAATATTGAACAATTTATTATAGAATTGCGTAAGCATGGAATTGAGTTATCAAATTATCAAATTCAGCAATTTGAACGCTATTATGAGCTGTTAATTGAATGGAATGAAAAGATTAATTTAACTGCGATTACCGAAAAAGACGAGGTGTATTTAAAGCATTTCTTCGATAGTATTATGCTTTTATGGGAATTACCACTTGAGCATTATCAACAGCGATTGGTTGATGTGGGGGCGGGAGCTGGATTTCCAAGTATTCCGTTAAAGATTGTTAAACCAGAGTTGGAGATAACGATTATTGATTCGTTAAATAAGCGTATTAATTTTCTAAATATTGTTAGTGAAGAATTACAATTAGACAATGTGCAAGCGATTCATGCTCGAGCAGAAGATGCGGGGCAAAATCCTGTATACCGTGAACAATTTGATATTGCAACAGCCAGAGCCGTAGCGTCATTGAATGTATTATCAGAATTTTGTTTACCATTGGTGCGTAAAGGGGGCTATTTCTTAGCACTTAAAGCAGCCAAAGGTCAAGAGGAATTAGATGATGCTCAAAAAGCGATTCATGTACTAGGTGCTAAATTAGAAGAAGTAAAAGTGGCTTTATTGCCTGTCGAAGACAGTGAACGAACTTTTATTAAAATTCGTAAGACATTAGAAACACAAAAAAAATATCCCCGTAAAGCAGGAAAACCAATAAAACAACCAATTAAATAG
- a CDS encoding NADPH-dependent oxidoreductase, whose protein sequence is MNETIKHQLNHRTIRFFKEQAVSNDVLEQLFAVMNRTATSNGLQSYSVIRITDLEKRRAIAEICKQPYVVTAPELLIFIVDSYRNKTIAQQKGYTGTNYRSMDFFFQGAADAYLAAQNVTNAIESLGMGAVYFGSILNDSQAIINILGLPELTFPILGIGFGYPADQPELKPRMPFSYKIGENTYPYHEDIMADLAAYDDEMANYYDSRQSNQKSLAFTDQVTQKFEIAPVLRSQIMRVIEAQGFDLNLKD, encoded by the coding sequence ATGAACGAAACGATAAAGCATCAATTAAATCATCGTACTATTCGATTTTTTAAAGAACAAGCAGTCTCAAATGATGTATTAGAGCAATTATTTGCAGTGATGAATCGAACGGCAACGAGTAATGGCTTGCAATCCTATTCGGTTATTCGTATCACAGATTTAGAAAAACGTCGTGCCATTGCAGAAATTTGTAAGCAACCTTATGTTGTTACGGCACCAGAACTGCTTATTTTTATTGTGGATAGCTATCGTAATAAAACGATTGCGCAGCAGAAAGGATATACAGGCACTAATTATCGTTCAATGGACTTCTTCTTCCAAGGAGCAGCAGATGCCTATTTAGCAGCACAAAATGTAACGAATGCAATCGAGTCATTGGGTATGGGAGCTGTCTATTTTGGGAGCATTTTAAATGATAGTCAAGCGATTATTAACATATTAGGATTACCAGAATTGACCTTTCCTATTTTAGGGATTGGTTTTGGGTATCCAGCTGACCAACCAGAATTAAAACCACGTATGCCATTTAGCTATAAAATCGGTGAAAATACCTATCCATATCATGAAGATATTATGGCAGATTTAGCGGCATACGATGATGAAATGGCAAATTATTATGATTCACGTCAATCAAATCAAAAATCGCTTGCGTTTACTGACCAAGTTACACAAAAATTTGAAATCGCCCCTGTATTACGGTCGCAAATTATGAGAGTGATTGAAGCACAAGGATTCGATTTGAACTTAAAGGATTAG
- a CDS encoding folate family ECF transporter S component — protein MKKKLTTIQLSLLGIILGIRIAMSFIPSFKVGTFVELGVGFIGTALSGALFGPFYAMVIGVINDIITALIHGKSFFFGYTLSAAIAGLIYGFGLWRKNHSLKRIFSTVLLITIVVNLGLGSIWVKMMTGKAWEVFMGIRIIKNIFSLFLNTFILYVLFNHPTIKRYIDRYKF, from the coding sequence ATGAAAAAGAAATTAACTACGATTCAATTATCGTTATTAGGCATTATTTTAGGAATTCGCATCGCAATGAGTTTTATTCCATCATTTAAAGTTGGAACCTTTGTAGAACTTGGGGTTGGATTCATTGGCACTGCCCTTTCAGGTGCTCTATTTGGGCCGTTTTATGCAATGGTTATCGGTGTGATTAATGATATTATTACAGCATTAATACATGGCAAATCATTCTTTTTTGGTTATACACTGAGTGCTGCCATTGCTGGACTTATTTATGGTTTTGGATTATGGCGAAAAAATCATTCTCTTAAACGAATTTTTAGTACTGTACTACTTATCACCATAGTAGTAAATTTAGGTTTAGGTTCCATTTGGGTTAAAATGATGACAGGTAAAGCATGGGAAGTCTTTATGGGTATTCGTATTATTAAGAATATCTTTTCATTATTTTTGAACACTTTTATTTTATACGTTTTATTTAATCACCCAACTATTAAACGTTACATCGACCGCTATAAATTTTAA
- a CDS encoding FAD-binding oxidoreductase, translating to MTKESIAIIGGGIVGSTAAYYLAKAGYTVTLFDEGTGQATSAAAGIICPWFTLRRNKPWYFLVSQGAEFYRQLMRDLTDDGFETTHIFKEQGALIIRKNQKSLDRDIDASTLKKETAPSIQTVKTLSPQESNELFPMLETDYSATHVQGGGRVDGAALIKTLKQAFTMHGGQLINKAAMLTNEHLIQYQQQEPQSFDKILLAAGAWLPNLLEPLNYTVDIRPQKGQLFSIQTDYQDTGNWPVIMPPGKVDIIPNANGEIVIGATHEDDMGYDLTIDNNKLEELFETAKNWIPSITNYSIHNTRVGIRAYTSDYTVLVGKVPQTTNIWAVSGLGSSGLTSGPYLGYQWAQLVQTGKWTISETDFPINKFIQKTNS from the coding sequence ATGACAAAAGAATCAATAGCAATTATCGGCGGTGGTATCGTTGGCTCTACTGCAGCTTATTACCTCGCCAAAGCCGGATATACTGTTACCTTATTTGACGAAGGAACCGGACAAGCAACTTCAGCGGCTGCAGGCATCATTTGTCCTTGGTTTACCCTACGCCGTAATAAACCGTGGTATTTTTTAGTTTCTCAAGGAGCAGAATTTTATCGCCAACTAATGCGTGACCTAACTGATGACGGCTTTGAAACCACTCATATTTTCAAAGAACAAGGTGCATTAATCATTCGTAAAAATCAAAAAAGTTTAGATCGTGATATCGACGCTAGTACATTGAAAAAAGAAACAGCTCCGTCTATACAAACTGTCAAGACTTTATCACCTCAAGAATCAAATGAACTTTTTCCAATGTTAGAAACAGATTATAGTGCAACACATGTACAAGGTGGTGGACGAGTAGACGGTGCGGCATTAATTAAGACATTAAAACAAGCATTTACAATGCATGGTGGGCAACTAATCAATAAAGCAGCTATGTTAACTAACGAACATTTAATACAATATCAGCAACAGGAACCACAGTCCTTTGATAAAATCTTACTCGCTGCTGGAGCATGGCTCCCTAACCTTTTAGAGCCACTCAACTATACTGTCGATATTCGCCCGCAAAAAGGACAACTCTTTAGTATTCAAACAGACTACCAAGACACTGGTAACTGGCCTGTCATCATGCCCCCTGGTAAAGTAGATATCATTCCAAACGCTAATGGCGAAATCGTGATTGGCGCAACACACGAAGATGATATGGGATACGATTTAACTATTGATAATAATAAATTAGAAGAATTATTCGAAACAGCTAAAAATTGGATTCCGTCAATTACTAACTATTCAATCCACAATACAAGAGTTGGTATTCGTGCCTACACTTCCGACTATACGGTATTAGTCGGAAAAGTGCCACAAACCACTAATATTTGGGCTGTGAGTGGTCTAGGGTCATCAGGATTAACAAGTGGGCCTTATCTAGGGTACCAATGGGCACAACTCGTTCAAACAGGAAAATGGACTATTAGCGAAACGGACTTCCCCATTAATAAATTTATACAAAAAACTAACTCATAA
- the mscL gene encoding large conductance mechanosensitive channel protein MscL: MWKEFKAFIANDNILQLATAVVMGSAFTAIVNSLVNDIFMPIIVAITGQADVSGISLQLGNTTIGIGMFLQAIINFLLIAAMLFTIIKALEKVKRPAPAPAAAEEVPAGPSETELLQEILTELRNK, from the coding sequence ATGTGGAAAGAATTTAAGGCTTTTATCGCAAATGATAACATTTTACAATTAGCTACTGCCGTAGTTATGGGTTCAGCTTTTACAGCAATCGTTAATAGTTTAGTTAATGATATCTTCATGCCAATTATTGTTGCTATTACAGGACAAGCAGATGTATCAGGAATCTCACTACAACTAGGAAACACAACAATTGGAATTGGAATGTTTTTACAAGCAATTATTAATTTCTTATTAATCGCTGCAATGTTATTTACTATCATTAAAGCATTAGAAAAAGTTAAACGTCCAGCTCCAGCTCCAGCTGCAGCTGAAGAAGTTCCTGCTGGTCCAAGCGAAACTGAATTATTACAAGAAATCTTAACTGAATTACGTAATAAATAA
- the efp gene encoding elongation factor P has translation MISAVDLRAGMTIVQDGKLIRVLEASHHKPGKGNTIMRMKLRDVRTGATYDTTFRPDEKFERAFIETKTVQYLYSMGDVASFMDLETYEQYELPVDSIERELKFLLENMEAKIQFFGTEVIGVELPSTVVLTVAETQPSIKGATVTGSGKPATMETGLVVNVPDFIEAGESLEINTSEGTYMRRAQK, from the coding sequence ATGATTTCTGCAGTAGATTTAAGAGCAGGTATGACAATTGTACAAGACGGAAAATTAATTCGCGTATTAGAAGCGAGCCACCATAAACCAGGTAAAGGTAATACAATCATGCGTATGAAATTACGTGATGTTAGAACAGGAGCTACTTACGACACTACATTCCGTCCAGATGAAAAATTTGAACGTGCATTTATTGAAACTAAAACAGTTCAATATTTATATAGTATGGGTGATGTTGCATCATTTATGGATTTAGAAACATATGAGCAATATGAATTACCAGTTGATTCAATTGAACGTGAATTGAAATTCTTATTGGAAAATATGGAAGCTAAAATTCAATTCTTCGGTACTGAAGTAATTGGGGTTGAATTACCAAGTACGGTAGTATTAACTGTTGCTGAAACTCAACCGTCAATTAAAGGTGCGACTGTTACAGGTTCTGGTAAACCAGCTACAATGGAAACTGGTTTGGTAGTTAACGTTCCAGACTTTATCGAAGCAGGAGAATCTTTAGAAATCAATACAAGTGAAGGAACTTATATGCGTCGTGCACAAAAATAA
- a CDS encoding aminotransferase class I/II-fold pyridoxal phosphate-dependent enzyme, which translates to MSLLANCFSHNVTSIGISAIREFDEFCNQINGIIKLTLGEPDFTTPEHIKSAGIQAIEQNVTRYTHASGILALRQAATEWLADRYDLHYTADETIVTHGATEGLAIALHAIINPGDKILLPSPFFTLYQSMIKINGGIPVMIDTSDNHFILSPEMLTAALQEHGEAVKGIVLNYPTNPTGITWNAQEAEAIANVLRDKPIFVISDEVYSEFVYDGDHVSIASFLPEQTIVVQSLSKSHSMTGWRAGFNFAPQYITDEMNKVHQNYVTNATSISQIAALEAVLNGREDAQIMRESYIRRRDYIHERMTKMGFDIIKPNGAFYIFAKIPEPFEQDSSKFVIEVAQKARVALIPGSGFGIGGTNYVRLSYAASDDVITEAMNRLEAFMKS; encoded by the coding sequence ATGTCATTATTAGCCAATTGCTTTAGCCATAATGTTACGAGTATCGGTATCTCGGCTATTCGTGAGTTTGATGAATTTTGCAATCAAATTAATGGTATCATCAAATTAACACTTGGAGAACCGGATTTCACAACTCCAGAACATATTAAAAGTGCCGGTATCCAGGCAATTGAACAGAATGTGACACGCTATACACACGCTTCTGGTATTTTGGCATTACGTCAAGCAGCAACAGAATGGCTCGCTGATCGATATGATTTACACTATACAGCCGATGAAACAATTGTCACACATGGTGCCACAGAGGGATTAGCCATTGCCTTACATGCGATTATCAATCCGGGTGACAAAATTTTACTACCCTCACCATTTTTTACACTCTATCAGTCCATGATAAAAATTAATGGTGGCATTCCAGTGATGATTGATACGTCCGATAATCACTTCATTCTATCGCCTGAAATGTTAACAGCTGCCTTACAAGAACATGGTGAGGCTGTCAAAGGAATTGTATTGAATTATCCAACGAATCCAACAGGTATTACATGGAATGCTCAAGAAGCTGAGGCAATAGCAAATGTCTTACGAGATAAACCTATTTTTGTTATTAGCGATGAAGTTTACAGTGAATTTGTCTATGACGGCGACCACGTTTCGATTGCTAGTTTCTTACCTGAACAAACTATTGTTGTGCAATCGTTATCCAAATCACACTCCATGACAGGTTGGAGAGCAGGTTTTAATTTTGCACCGCAATATATTACTGATGAAATGAATAAAGTTCATCAAAATTATGTCACAAATGCCACGAGTATTTCTCAAATCGCTGCACTAGAAGCCGTCTTAAATGGACGAGAAGATGCACAGATAATGCGAGAATCCTATATTCGTCGTCGTGATTATATTCATGAGCGTATGACTAAAATGGGCTTTGACATCATTAAACCAAATGGTGCCTTTTATATTTTTGCTAAAATACCTGAACCATTTGAACAAGACAGTAGTAAATTTGTCATAGAAGTGGCACAAAAAGCACGTGTAGCACTCATACCCGGTAGCGGCTTTGGTATCGGTGGTACAAATTATGTTCGTCTAAGCTATGCAGCTAGCGATGATGTCATTACTGAAGCAATGAATCGATTAGAAGCCTTTATGAAAAGTTAA